In the genome of Pseudodesulfovibrio sp. JC047, the window CGAGATTGGCCTAATGTGAAAGGTTGGCCGGAAATAACGATTCCGGCACCGCCCAATTGGATGTAGTCAGCGGGCAATCGCAAAGAGGTTGAAAAATGATAAACGAAATTCGGTGCGGCGAATGCAACCGCCTTCTGGCCAAAAGCCGGTCCCACTCCTGTGCAACCTTCTTGAGATCGCGCCCGAAGGCGGCACTATCCTGGACCCGTTCATGGGTTCAGGTTCCACAGGCCAAGCCTGTCTCGAGACGGCTCGGCAGTTCATCGGTATCGAGATGTCGGACGCCTACTT includes:
- a CDS encoding DNA methyltransferase yields the protein MQPPSGQKPVPLLCNLLEIAPEGGTILDPFMGSGSTGQACLETARQFIGIEMSDAYFEIATDRLSELTGWGCGPIKP